A region of Vitis riparia cultivar Riparia Gloire de Montpellier isolate 1030 chromosome 12, EGFV_Vit.rip_1.0, whole genome shotgun sequence DNA encodes the following proteins:
- the LOC117926266 gene encoding LOW QUALITY PROTEIN: probable leucine-rich repeat receptor-like protein kinase At1g35710 (The sequence of the model RefSeq protein was modified relative to this genomic sequence to represent the inferred CDS: inserted 1 base in 1 codon): MALEYSSSYSLLPQLIITPYFFIFLLFILYSISLFHVTFTSASTPTTSLLKVEQDQEALTLLTWKASLDNQTQSFLSSWSGRNSCHHWFGVTCHKSGSVSDLDLHSCGLRGTLHNLNFSSLPNLLTLELSSNNLIGPIPPSIGNLRNLTTLHLFKNELSSSIPQEIGLLISLNDLQLSTNNLTGPIPPSICNLRNLTTLHLFKNELSSSIPQEIGLLISLNDLQLSTNNLTGPIPPSIGNLRNLTTLHLHRNKLSDSIPQEIGLLTSLNDLALATNSLTGPIPPSIGNLRNLTSLYLHTNKLSGSIPQEIGLLTSLNDLELSNNILTGPIPPSIGNLRNLTTLYLFENELSGSIPQEIGLLTSLNDLELSNNSLTGPIPPSIGNLRNLTTLYLFENELSGSIPQEIGLLTSLNDPELSNNSLTGPIPPSIGNLRNLTTLCLDENELSGSIPQEIGWLRFLSFLALHYNRLSGSIPLEMNNITHLKILHLVENNFTGQLPQEICLGGVLENFTAFGNHFTGPIPKSLKNCTSLFRVRLERNQLTGDIAESFGVYPALNYIDLSSNNFYGELSEKWGQCHMLTSLNISNNNISGAIPPQLGKAIQLQQLDLSANHLSGKIPKELGMLPSLFILLLGDNNLSSSIPLELGNLSNLEILNLASNNLSGPIPKQLGNFLKLRFFNLSENRFVDSIPDEIGKMQNLEILDLSQNMLTGEVPPLLGELKNLETLNLSHNGLSGTIPHTFDDLISLTVADICYNHLEGPLPNIKAFALFEAFKNNKGLCGNNVTHLKPCSAXSKKANKFSVLIIVLLTVSTLLFLFAFIIGIYFLFQKLRKRKTKSPEADVEDLFAIWGHDGELLYEHIIQGTDNFSSKQCIGTGGYGTVYKAELPTGRVVAVKKLHSSQDGDMADLKAFKSEIHALTQIRHRNIVKLYGFSSFEQISFLVYEFMENGSLRNILSNDEEAEKLDWIVRLNIVKGVAKALSYMHHDCSPPIVHRDISSNNVLLDSEYEAHVSDFGTARLLKLDSSNWTSFAGTFGYTAPELAYTMKVDNKTDVYSFRVVTLEVIMGRHPGELISSLLSSASSSSSSPSTVDHRLLNDVMDQRPSPPVNQVAEEVVAVVKLAFACLRVNPQSRPTMQQVGRALSTQWPPLSKPFSMITLGELLGHAS; the protein is encoded by the exons ATGGCCCTTGAATATTCTTCATCCTACTCCTTGCTCCCCCAACTCATCATCACTCCTTACTTCTTCATATTTCTCCTTTTCATTTTGTACTCAATATCATTATTCCATGTCACTTTTACATCTGCCTCTACACCTACCACTTCTCTTTTGAAAGTTGAACAAGATCAAGAAGCACTCACTCTTCTAACATGGAAGGCTAGTCTTGATAATCAAACCCAATCTTTCCTCTCTTCTTGGTCTGGACGCAATTCTTGCCATCATTGGTTTGGAGTGACTTGTCACAAGTCAGGAAGTGTCTCCGATTTAGACCTTCACAGTTGCGGTTTGAGAGGTACACTCCACAATCTCAATTTCTCTTCACTCCCTAACCTTCTCACTCTTGAGTTGTCATCTAACAATCTCATTGGTCCAATCCCTccttccataggaaacttgagaAACTTAACCACTTTGCATCTTTTTAAGAACGAGCTTTCTAGTTCcatccctcaagaaattggattgttaaTATCTCTTAATGATCTTCAATTGTCAACTAACAATCTCACTGGTCCAATCCCTCCTTCCATATGTAACTTGAGAAACTTAACCACTTTGCATCTTTTTAAGAACGAGCTTTCTAGTTCcatccctcaagaaattggattgttaaTATCTCTTAATGATCTTCAATTGTCAACTAACAATCTCACTGGTCCAATCCCTCCTTCCATAGGTAACTTGAGGAACTTAACCACTTTGCACCTTCATAGAAACAAACTATCCGATTCtattcctcaagaaattggattgttgacatcACTTAATGATCTTGCCTTGGCAACTAATAGCCTCACTGGCCCAATCCCTCCATCCATAGGAAACTTAAGAAACCTAACCTCTTTGTACCTTCATACAAACAAACTATCTGGTTCCATCCCTCaggaaattggattgttgacatcACTTAATGATCTTGAATTGTCAAATAATATTCTCACTGGTCCAATCCCTCCTTCCATAGGTAACTTGAGGAACTTAACCACTTTATATCTTTTTGAGAATGAGCTTTCTGGTTCcatccctcaagaaattggattgttgacatcACTTAATGATCTTGAATTGTCAAATAATAGTCTCACTGGTCCAATCCCTCCTTCCATAGGTAACTTAAGGAACTTAACCACTTTATATCTTTTTGAGAATGAGCTTTCTGGTTCCATCCCTCaggaaattggattgttgacatcACTTAATGATCCTGAATTGTCAAATAATAGTCTCACTGGTCCAATCCCTCCTTCCATAGGTAACTTGAGGAACTTAACCACATTATGTCTTGATGAGAACGAGCTTTCTGGTTCcattcctcaagaaattggatggTTGAGATT CTTATCCTTCTTGGCCCTTCATTACAATAGACTTAGTGGTTCCATTCCTTTAGAAATGAATAATATCactcatttgaaaatattgcaCTTAGTTGAGAATAACTTCACTGGCCAACTACCACAAGAGATATGCCTTGGTGGTGTTCTTGAAAACTTTACGGCCTTTGGAAACCATTTCACTGGTCCCATACCAAAAAGCTTGAAAAATTGCACTAGCTTATTCAGAGTTAGGCTTGAAAGAAACCAACTGACGGGGGACATAGCCGAAAGTTTCGGTGTGTACCCGGCCCTAAATTATATTGATCTAAGCAGCAACAATTTTTATGGTGAGCTTTCTGAGAAATGGGGGCAGTGCCACATGCTCACAAGCCTGAACATCTCCAACAACAATATTTCTGGTGCTATACCGCCTCAACTTGGGAAAGCAATTCAACTGCAACAACTTGATCTCTCCGCCAATCATCTAAGTGGGAAGATCCCAAAAGAGTTGGGTATGTTGCCATCATTGTTCATATTGTTGTTAGGAGACAACAATCTTTCAAGCAGTATTCCTTTGGAATTGGGAAACTTATCCAATCTTGAAATTCTTAACTTGGCATCAAACAACTTAAGCGGTCCAATTCCCAAACAGCTGGGAAACTTCTTGAAATTACGGTTCTTCAACTTGAGCGAGAATAGATTTGTGGATAGCATTCCTGACGAAATTGGAAAGATGCAAAATCTTGAAATTCTCGATCTTAGTCAAAATATGTTGACAGGAGAGGTTCCACCGCTGCTTGGAGAATTAAAGAACCTGGAAACGTTGAATCTCTCCCATAACGGGCTCTCTGGCACCATCCCACACACGTTTGATGATCTGATAAGCCTGACAGTTGCTGATATATGCTACAATCACTTGGAAGGTCCTCTCCCCAACATCAAAGCTTTCGCTCTATTTGAGgcattcaaaaataataaaggtcTGTGTGGAAATAATGTCACTCATCTCAAGCCATGCAGTG AGTCGAAAAAGGCCAACAAGTTTTCTGTTTTGATCATAGTGCTCCTCACTGTGAGCACTCTATTGttcttatttgcttttattattggcatttattttcttttccaaaaattgaGGAAGAGAAAAACCAAGTCTCCAGAAGCAGATGTTGAAGATCTATTTGCAATATGGGGCCATGATGGAGAATTGTTGTATGAGCACATCATACAGGGGACCGACAATTTCAGTTCCAAACAGTGTATCGGCACTGGAGGATATGGTACTGTTTACAAGGCTGAGTTGCCAACAGGTCGGGTTGTTGCTGTGAAAAAACTTCACTCATCACAAGATGGAGATATGGCTGATTTGAAAGCTTTCAAAAGCGAGATTCATGCTTTAACACAGATAAGGCATCGCAACATCGTCAAGCTTTATGGCTTCAGTTCATTTGAACAGATCTCATTTTTGGTTTATGAGTTTATGGAAAATGGGAGCTTGCGAAACATTCTAAGCAACGACGAAGAAGCAGAAAAATTAGATTGGATTGTGAGGCTAAACATTGTTAAAGGCGTGGCTAAAGCTTTATCTTACATGCACCATGACTGCTCACCTCCTATAGTTCATCGAGACATATCGAGCAACAATGTTTTGTTAGATTCAGAATATGAGGCTCATGTATCTGACTTTGGCACGGCTAGGCTTTTAAAGTTGGACTCATCTAATTGGACTTCATTTGCAGGAACTTTTGGTTATACTGCTCCAG AACTTGCTTACACGATGAAGGTTGATAATAAAACTGATGTTTATAGCTTCAGAGTGGTAACATTGGAAGTAATTATGGGAAGGCATCCTGGAGAACTCATCTCGTCCCTGTTATCGTCAGCGTCCTCATCATCCTCATCACCATCAACTGTGGACCATCGCCTATTGAATGATGTGATGGACCAGCGCCCCTCACCTCCTGTGAATCAAGTGGCTGAGGAAGTAGTGGCTGTAGTGAAGTTAGCATTTGCATGCTTGCGTGTTAATCCCCAATCTCGGCCGACTATGCAACAAGTTGGTCGAGCACTCTCGACACAGTGGCCACCATTGTCAAAACCGTTTTCCATGATAACGTTGGGTGAGCTGCTGGGTCATGCTAGCTGA